Proteins encoded together in one Candidatus Zixiibacteriota bacterium window:
- a CDS encoding T9SS type A sorting domain-containing protein, protein MLQRFCAVALLVAAFASSVFASDAGLIGYWDFDEASGSIIHDRTANNNDGTITDDAGFTINGDFVPGITGTALHLDGSTEIHFGVPSNLSPSSGITVEAWYFGEDFHGSGNDAIVDRPYLFHGLPAYQYHLGVRGTQYYGPGLNGSGFLFAIGNNDVYNTLETDLGFWEPGRWYHLVGTYDGVKQKLYVNGVLVLQQSVGGTIPDYGQQLYFGAHVNIDCHLVGTIDEIRIYDRALTEAEILEHFHFPGGSPQTVIRIEKTHDSFQGQYEEVSIQKFLGSYQFGGFDFLLAYDPTGLAFISAELGADLGPSGCGWEYFTYRHGAEGNCGGPCPSGLIRVVAVADVINGANHPSCFSVPDGGELVKLRFLVTNDRTFEYQYVPVRFVWVDCGDNGISTVSGDTLLISAKVFEFENPDPTSSPDFDITGYDCGSSPHYGGACAECDTSLKYEPVREIYFWNGGVDIVCADSIDDRGDINLNGIAYEIADAVLYTNFFIYGLPALNVLPIPREAQIAASDVNADGIPLTVGDLVYLLRIIVGDALPIAKLSPYGTAATVSFDGVLSTHSSAEIGALAVTFRTSGAVSVHNLCNMRLESAASDGVLRVLVYSGLDDMTRRLEAGTNQLFSVAGNADLLEVQIADYDGNMLDGVIGKSSLPQEFALAQNSPNPFNPTTTIRLYLPTASDWTLDIINVSGQVVKTFAGRNSGYVNVEWDARSMPSGVYFYRASAGDFTQTRKMVLLK, encoded by the coding sequence ATGCTTCAACGTTTCTGCGCTGTCGCGTTGTTGGTCGCGGCATTCGCAAGCTCAGTATTTGCCTCTGACGCTGGTCTTATCGGTTATTGGGACTTCGACGAAGCCTCCGGATCCATCATTCACGACCGCACCGCCAACAACAACGATGGTACTATTACCGACGATGCCGGCTTTACCATCAATGGCGACTTCGTTCCCGGTATCACCGGCACCGCGCTCCATCTCGATGGCAGCACGGAGATCCATTTCGGCGTGCCGTCTAACCTCTCTCCGTCTTCCGGAATCACAGTGGAAGCCTGGTATTTCGGAGAGGATTTCCACGGCTCCGGCAACGATGCTATTGTCGATCGGCCGTATCTGTTTCATGGTCTCCCCGCCTACCAGTATCACCTCGGCGTCCGCGGTACTCAATACTATGGCCCCGGACTTAACGGCTCCGGCTTTCTATTTGCGATCGGCAACAATGACGTCTATAACACGCTGGAAACTGACTTGGGGTTCTGGGAGCCGGGTCGATGGTACCATCTTGTTGGTACGTACGACGGTGTGAAGCAGAAGCTCTACGTCAACGGCGTCCTCGTCCTGCAGCAGTCGGTTGGCGGAACTATTCCCGATTACGGTCAGCAGCTCTACTTTGGTGCTCATGTCAACATTGATTGCCACCTTGTTGGCACCATCGACGAAATCCGCATCTACGACCGGGCCCTGACCGAAGCCGAAATCCTCGAGCACTTTCATTTCCCGGGCGGCAGTCCGCAGACGGTGATCCGCATCGAAAAAACCCATGACTCCTTCCAGGGACAATACGAAGAAGTCTCGATCCAGAAATTCCTCGGCAGTTATCAGTTCGGCGGCTTCGATTTCTTGCTGGCCTATGACCCAACCGGTCTCGCCTTTATCAGTGCCGAGCTGGGCGCCGACCTCGGGCCTTCCGGCTGCGGCTGGGAGTACTTCACCTACCGCCATGGCGCCGAAGGCAACTGCGGCGGACCTTGCCCCAGTGGCCTCATTCGGGTTGTCGCCGTAGCGGACGTAATTAATGGCGCCAATCATCCCTCCTGCTTCAGCGTTCCTGACGGCGGTGAACTGGTCAAACTGAGATTTCTGGTCACCAACGACCGCACCTTCGAGTACCAGTACGTCCCCGTTCGCTTCGTCTGGGTCGACTGTGGCGATAACGGTATCTCCACGGTCAGCGGCGACACGTTGCTGATTTCCGCCAAGGTCTTTGAATTCGAGAATCCCGACCCCACTTCCAGTCCCGACTTCGACATCACCGGCTACGATTGCGGCAGCTCCCCGCACTATGGCGGCGCCTGCGCCGAGTGTGACACCTCGCTCAAGTATGAGCCGGTGCGCGAAATCTACTTCTGGAACGGCGGCGTCGACATCGTCTGTGCCGACTCTATTGACGACCGCGGCGACATCAACCTGAACGGCATCGCCTACGAAATCGCCGATGCCGTGCTCTATACCAACTTCTTCATCTATGGCCTGCCGGCGCTGAATGTCCTGCCGATCCCGCGGGAGGCGCAGATTGCCGCTTCCGATGTCAACGCCGACGGCATCCCGCTCACTGTCGGCGATCTGGTCTATCTCCTCCGCATCATCGTTGGTGATGCGCTCCCGATTGCCAAGCTGTCGCCTTATGGCACTGCCGCTACAGTCAGCTTTGACGGTGTGCTGTCAACTCACTCCTCCGCCGAAATCGGCGCGCTCGCGGTCACCTTCCGTACATCAGGAGCAGTCTCCGTTCATAACTTGTGCAACATGCGGCTCGAGTCCGCCGCCTCCGATGGTGTGCTGCGCGTCCTCGTCTACTCCGGTCTTGACGACATGACGCGGCGGCTGGAAGCCGGGACCAACCAGCTCTTCTCCGTCGCGGGTAACGCTGACTTGCTCGAAGTTCAAATAGCCGACTACGACGGTAACATGCTGGATGGCGTGATCGGGAAGTCGTCGCTACCGCAGGAGTTTGCTTTGGCGCAGAACTCACCCAATCCATTCAATCCGACGACCACGATCAGGCTCTATCTTCCGACCGCATCGGATTGGACCCTGGATATCATCAACGTCTCCGGCCAGGTAGTAAAGACCTTCGCCGGTCGCAACTCGGGCTATGTGAACGTCGAATGGGATGCCCGCTCCATGCCCAGCGGCGTCTACTTCTACCGCGCCTCGGCCGGCGATTTTACCCAAACCCGCAAGATGGTTCTCCTGAAGTAA
- a CDS encoding SpoVG family protein: MEITDIRVTLKNEDKLKAFVNITFDNMFVIRGLKVINGKTGYFVSMPSRKRPDGTHQDIAHPVNNEARRFIEDRVLAAYERELAESGSTAAANS; this comes from the coding sequence ATGGAGATCACCGACATACGCGTGACTCTGAAGAACGAGGACAAGCTCAAGGCGTTTGTCAACATCACGTTTGACAACATGTTCGTCATCCGTGGTCTCAAGGTCATCAATGGCAAGACCGGGTACTTCGTCAGCATGCCATCCCGGAAACGCCCCGACGGCACCCACCAGGACATCGCCCACCCCGTCAACAATGAGGCCCGCCGCTTCATCGAAGACCGCGTCTTGGCCGCTTATGAGCGCGAACTGGCCGAGTCCGGTTCCACTGCCGCCGCCAACAGCTAA
- the ispE gene encoding 4-(cytidine 5'-diphospho)-2-C-methyl-D-erythritol kinase, which yields MSAVPSLSIQAPAKINLFLQILGKRADGFHELNSLVQAVSLYDTLTIRKAETEFVLTSDSPHAPADPTNLIWRAWELLRSECDIRTGLQIDLVKRIPIGAGLGGGSSDAAAALKGINQLLNLRIRLSRLAELGARLGSDVPFFLSSGSALITGRGERVEDIDLPLNYFVLLVAPDFAVTTAAAYAQLRFYLTSFSTKSDINPAASGADLLTYCQQIGNDFQPLVLSWHPELADCLNLLQRAGAHCAAVTGSGSSIFGLFDQAPEMSVTTDITSRFGWQVFCLSPVRLPRE from the coding sequence TTGAGCGCGGTACCGTCGCTCTCGATCCAGGCCCCGGCTAAGATTAACCTGTTTCTGCAAATCCTGGGCAAGCGTGCCGACGGCTTCCATGAACTAAACTCGCTGGTTCAGGCCGTTAGTCTCTATGACACGCTCACCATCCGCAAGGCTGAAACCGAATTTGTCCTGACCTCGGATTCGCCTCACGCGCCCGCCGACCCGACTAACCTCATCTGGCGTGCCTGGGAATTGCTCAGATCTGAATGCGATATCAGGACTGGCCTGCAGATCGACCTGGTGAAACGCATCCCCATCGGCGCCGGTTTGGGCGGGGGCAGTTCCGATGCCGCCGCTGCATTGAAGGGCATTAATCAGCTATTGAACCTAAGAATACGGCTCTCTCGGTTGGCCGAACTGGGCGCTCGTCTCGGGTCTGACGTACCCTTCTTCCTTTCCTCCGGCTCGGCGCTGATCACCGGACGGGGTGAACGTGTCGAGGATATCGACCTGCCGCTCAACTATTTCGTGCTTCTCGTTGCCCCCGACTTTGCCGTCACTACCGCCGCGGCTTACGCCCAATTAAGATTCTACTTGACAAGTTTCTCTACAAAGTCGGATATTAATCCTGCAGCCTCAGGCGCAGATCTTTTAACATATTGTCAGCAGATCGGCAATGACTTCCAGCCGCTGGTGCTGTCCTGGCACCCCGAGTTGGCGGATTGCCTCAATCTCCTTCAGAGGGCGGGCGCCCACTGTGCTGCCGTGACCGGCAGCGGCTCGTCGATTTTCGGTCTGTTTGATCAGGCGCCGGAGATGAGTGTGACAACCGACATTACCAGTCGCTTCGGCTGGCAGGTATTTTGTCTCTCACCTGTGAGATTGCCTCGAGAGTAG
- a CDS encoding choice-of-anchor B family protein: protein MKRETTLLGAALSLAIGTVSLATESQWVDNAAATILYDAASGRFRPADADQPQPPFSQMVDGIGVTAGVSKSPQAEYDSLRLWGHWHGRSTYGGSWGYVDSASGNEYALICARGEGVSIVDINTWPPEEVGFMPSLAPGNDAKEVKIYRHYAIMVKEFEPLQIFNIQNVANPVQVATINPINGGSHNCLVDGNYLYVVGNHGIGGLEIWNISNPAAPGVRVGQYNPYYYHDIDIRNDTLFAAAIYGQGIDVLDISNKANPTLITNWNYPGSGAHNIDISPDGRYAFVGDEIGSGPWTRVFDISDIHNVQLVANIIPSTPAIAHNSYLKDGFLYIAHYTAGLRIWNVQNLFDLHEAARYDTYAGVGMVYAGAWNVYPFFPSGKVIVSDMQTGLYVFQWHDFVCPDGVDNDGDGLGNFCDNCPDVHNLAQFDENGDGVGDACDGQLHIQSYAPDSGFTGTPYFYQFTAIGGTPTYEWTFLGGDVPFGCVFNNGVGTVTGTPTLSATFYFTVTVADASMPTRHDTLGVSITISDPAPQYVCGDADGSTSVSISDAVYLIQYIFAGGPAPIPLEVGDCDCSGLVTISDAVFLINYIFGGGPAPCASCP from the coding sequence ATGAAGAGAGAGACAACGCTGCTCGGCGCGGCACTGAGTTTGGCAATTGGCACCGTCTCGCTAGCGACCGAAAGCCAGTGGGTGGACAATGCCGCGGCGACAATTCTGTATGACGCGGCGTCGGGACGGTTCCGGCCGGCGGATGCCGATCAGCCGCAGCCGCCGTTCAGCCAGATGGTGGATGGCATTGGCGTTACGGCGGGAGTCAGCAAGTCACCGCAGGCGGAGTATGACTCCCTGCGCTTATGGGGGCACTGGCACGGGCGGTCGACGTACGGCGGGTCCTGGGGTTATGTAGATTCGGCCAGCGGCAATGAATATGCGTTGATATGCGCGCGCGGCGAAGGGGTGTCGATTGTCGACATCAACACCTGGCCGCCAGAGGAAGTCGGATTCATGCCGTCGCTGGCACCGGGAAACGATGCCAAAGAAGTGAAAATTTACCGCCACTATGCCATCATGGTTAAGGAGTTCGAGCCGTTACAGATCTTCAACATACAGAATGTCGCCAATCCGGTGCAGGTGGCGACGATCAATCCGATCAATGGCGGCTCCCACAATTGCCTGGTCGACGGCAATTATCTTTATGTCGTCGGCAACCACGGAATCGGCGGGCTGGAGATCTGGAATATCAGCAATCCAGCGGCTCCCGGGGTGCGAGTCGGGCAGTATAATCCTTACTATTACCACGATATCGATATCCGCAACGACACGCTGTTTGCGGCTGCGATTTACGGACAAGGGATCGATGTCCTCGACATTTCCAACAAGGCCAATCCGACGTTGATTACCAACTGGAATTACCCCGGCTCGGGCGCGCACAATATCGACATCAGTCCGGACGGACGCTATGCCTTTGTCGGTGATGAAATCGGGAGCGGACCCTGGACCCGCGTGTTCGACATCTCCGACATCCACAACGTGCAATTGGTGGCAAATATCATTCCATCGACGCCGGCAATCGCGCATAACAGCTATTTGAAGGATGGATTCCTGTATATCGCGCATTACACCGCGGGACTGCGCATCTGGAACGTGCAGAACCTATTTGATCTGCATGAGGCGGCACGGTACGACACGTATGCCGGAGTCGGGATGGTATACGCCGGGGCCTGGAACGTGTATCCGTTCTTCCCTTCCGGCAAGGTGATCGTCTCGGACATGCAGACGGGGTTGTACGTGTTTCAATGGCACGATTTTGTCTGCCCGGACGGCGTCGACAATGATGGTGACGGGCTGGGGAACTTCTGCGACAATTGCCCGGACGTTCACAATCTGGCACAATTTGACGAAAACGGTGACGGCGTTGGTGATGCTTGCGACGGGCAGTTGCATATCCAGAGCTACGCGCCCGACAGCGGTTTCACCGGCACGCCGTACTTCTATCAGTTCACGGCGATCGGCGGCACGCCGACCTATGAGTGGACGTTTCTCGGCGGCGATGTGCCATTTGGGTGCGTATTCAACAACGGTGTCGGTACGGTCACCGGCACGCCGACGCTCAGTGCGACCTTTTACTTCACCGTGACGGTGGCGGACGCGTCGATGCCGACGCGCCATGACACGCTCGGCGTGAGCATCACGATCAGCGACCCAGCACCGCAGTACGTTTGCGGCGACGCCGACGGATCAACAAGCGTCAGCATCTCCGACGCCGTGTATTTGATTCAGTATATCTTTGCCGGCGGGCCGGCGCCGATTCCCCTCGAAGTCGGCGACTGTGACTGCAGTGGATTGGTGACGATTTCGGATGCGGTTTTCTTGATTAACTACATCTTTGGCGGCGGGCCGGCGCCCTGCGCGAGTTGTCCGTAG
- a CDS encoding Rrf2 family transcriptional regulator, whose amino-acid sequence MKISRKADYALRAVLHIARQPNEKRNSINVIAETERIPRDFLAKILKELTRAQILKSYQGVHGGYQLAKTPTQVSVLDVIEAMDGPLGLNLCVRGDRGCDCDKADHCSMYPFWSKLQQEFRTKLKAETLARLRTGKKK is encoded by the coding sequence ATGAAGATTTCACGCAAAGCCGACTACGCCCTGCGAGCCGTTCTGCACATCGCGCGCCAACCCAACGAAAAACGCAATTCCATCAACGTCATCGCCGAAACCGAGCGCATCCCGCGCGACTTCCTGGCGAAGATTCTCAAGGAACTCACGCGCGCCCAGATTCTCAAGTCATACCAGGGTGTGCACGGCGGTTATCAGTTGGCCAAGACCCCAACCCAGGTCAGCGTGCTTGATGTCATCGAGGCCATGGACGGTCCCCTCGGGCTCAATCTCTGCGTCCGCGGCGACCGCGGCTGCGACTGCGATAAGGCCGACCACTGCAGCATGTATCCGTTCTGGAGCAAGTTGCAGCAGGAATTCCGCACCAAGCTGAAAGCCGAAACGCTCGCCCGCCTGCGTACCGGCAAGAAGAAATAA
- a CDS encoding YjbQ family protein codes for MKSYRKELWFETAARRQLLNITGQVETCLQESGVREGICLVNAMHITASVFINDDEAGLHHDFEIWLEKLAPEKPHSQYRHNGFEDNADAHLKRTIMGREVIIAVTNGQFDFGPWEQIFYGEFDGRRKKRVLVKIIGE; via the coding sequence ATGAAGAGCTATCGCAAAGAATTGTGGTTTGAGACAGCGGCGCGACGCCAGTTGCTGAACATCACCGGTCAAGTGGAGACGTGTCTCCAAGAGAGCGGCGTGCGGGAAGGAATCTGTTTGGTCAATGCAATGCACATTACTGCGAGCGTATTCATCAATGATGATGAGGCCGGGCTGCACCACGATTTTGAGATCTGGCTGGAGAAGCTGGCACCGGAGAAACCGCACTCCCAGTATCGCCACAACGGTTTTGAGGACAATGCCGACGCCCATCTGAAGCGAACAATTATGGGCCGCGAAGTGATCATAGCGGTCACTAACGGTCAGTTTGACTTTGGACCGTGGGAACAGATCTTTTACGGTGAGTTTGACGGCAGACGCAAGAAGCGGGTACTGGTGAAGATTATCGGCGAATGA
- a CDS encoding tetratricopeptide repeat protein, with amino-acid sequence MLRRISLIVFLLFLVMAIYVAVKPNRTVTTSSSEAYRHYQAGVGAHEELYLRQAMEEFEKAIQLDSQFAMAEAHLADVYSGMGFAKKAEEMRARAIAHKSHTSPREQLLIDCYQAGWERNNEKSYQIAQELYRQYPEDLDAISTLAYREWGLSHWDRALELFQQITKRFPDHAPAYNMLGYLNYYLGRYDDALAMLDRYIELSRDQANPHDSRGEILHALGRYDEAINEFRQAFNINPDFDFAVLHLAQTYQTLGQNRQVEYCFNILRGQAPNEAKARQYAIHYARQLAYRDELDSARRMMSSLVDKLAATKDDAIGDAAFSLGALYYRQRNLDSLRQVWDGSRAWMAERAKQVPAIVETPGWKIYDSFMRATEADLRGNFEEAARVFAEIIALAATPDEKMSYRVYYSDVLLRRGEAAQAISELQKNLSINPNSPKTLIKLADIYEAGNDRASAQAYRERAAEVWKNADPDFRPLLELKKKLQVPLAASTAAPAPRN; translated from the coding sequence ATGCTGCGTCGTATCTCGCTCATAGTGTTCCTCCTCTTCCTGGTGATGGCCATTTACGTCGCGGTGAAGCCCAATCGCACCGTGACCACTTCATCTTCCGAAGCCTACCGTCATTATCAGGCCGGCGTGGGAGCACATGAAGAGCTCTATCTCCGCCAGGCGATGGAGGAGTTCGAGAAGGCAATCCAACTCGACTCCCAATTTGCCATGGCTGAAGCCCATCTGGCCGATGTCTACAGCGGTATGGGTTTTGCCAAGAAAGCTGAAGAAATGCGCGCGCGCGCCATCGCGCACAAGTCCCATACCAGTCCGCGCGAACAGCTGCTGATCGACTGCTATCAGGCCGGGTGGGAGCGCAACAACGAGAAGAGCTATCAGATTGCGCAGGAACTCTATCGGCAGTATCCCGAGGATCTCGATGCTATCAGCACCTTAGCCTACCGCGAATGGGGCCTGAGTCATTGGGATCGCGCCCTTGAGCTCTTCCAGCAGATCACCAAGCGGTTTCCCGATCACGCACCCGCTTACAACATGCTCGGCTACCTGAATTACTATCTCGGCCGCTACGACGATGCGCTGGCGATGCTCGATCGGTATATCGAGCTCAGTCGCGATCAGGCCAATCCCCATGATTCTCGCGGCGAAATCCTCCATGCCCTGGGCCGCTACGACGAGGCGATCAACGAATTCCGGCAGGCTTTCAACATCAATCCCGATTTTGATTTCGCCGTCTTGCATCTCGCCCAGACCTATCAGACCCTTGGTCAGAACCGCCAGGTTGAGTACTGCTTCAATATTCTTCGAGGACAAGCTCCGAATGAAGCGAAAGCCCGACAATATGCCATCCACTACGCCCGTCAACTCGCATACCGCGATGAACTGGACTCCGCCAGACGCATGATGAGTTCCTTGGTTGACAAATTGGCGGCGACTAAAGACGATGCCATCGGCGATGCCGCCTTCTCCCTCGGCGCACTCTACTACCGTCAACGCAACTTGGACTCGCTCCGACAAGTATGGGACGGGTCGCGGGCGTGGATGGCCGAGCGCGCCAAGCAAGTTCCGGCTATTGTCGAGACTCCCGGCTGGAAGATCTACGACTCCTTCATGCGGGCAACGGAGGCCGACTTGAGAGGCAACTTCGAAGAAGCGGCGCGTGTGTTCGCCGAAATCATTGCCCTGGCTGCGACGCCGGACGAGAAAATGAGCTATCGTGTCTATTACTCCGACGTCTTGCTGCGCCGGGGCGAAGCGGCCCAGGCGATTTCCGAATTGCAGAAGAACTTGTCGATCAATCCGAATAGCCCCAAAACTTTGATCAAGCTGGCGGATATCTATGAGGCCGGCAACGACCGGGCCTCGGCCCAGGCCTATCGCGAACGTGCCGCTGAAGTCTGGAAGAACGCCGATCCCGACTTTCGGCCGCTACTGGAATTGAAAAAGAAACTGCAAGTGCCCCTGGCCGCCTCCACTGCTGCGCCGGCCCCGCGCAATTAG
- a CDS encoding TolC family protein codes for MFTVFLKVLAVSGVISFLILMQRVVFWAGLLAVFALAGHAAALTLQGALELALKQNHSVATLQSRVIESQTKVGTARTAYLPQFQLSGSYTYNSRLPKLAINLPLPIEFPEIQTATHHVVDTRLQGGYLLLDFGKRRKAVSMAVLGREMSETALAGTQDDVAYQVTREYVTAAMIAERARLAERYVATSQRHLDDARVLFDNGLVSQFDLLKSEMQVKVYQEQLAVATAELRSAQLSLAESIGLDNTALPEIAQSLAELVVTAPETTAPEVERLAMQKPEVIALRKQQEVSQLTIGLEQLRPSLSLVSFVGWKNSYLPDPDKLLFNYSGGAVVSYPIFDGGRARARRAEEIERQRTLDLEIEQIVSQTTTAVETLRAETDKISAKSRITEERLVLARKALEIAAVSFSTGLITNSDYLDTELEVQQIETDALADRYSLLVAHLELKRVLSYWPELVR; via the coding sequence ATGTTCACTGTTTTTCTGAAAGTGCTTGCCGTGTCCGGCGTGATCTCTTTCTTAATCCTCATGCAGAGAGTTGTGTTTTGGGCTGGTCTATTGGCGGTCTTCGCTCTGGCCGGGCATGCAGCCGCCTTGACCCTTCAGGGGGCTCTGGAATTGGCGCTGAAGCAGAACCATTCGGTCGCCACGTTGCAGAGCCGTGTTATCGAGAGCCAGACAAAGGTCGGCACGGCGCGAACCGCCTATCTGCCGCAATTCCAGCTGAGCGGTTCCTATACCTACAATTCGCGGCTGCCGAAACTGGCGATAAACCTCCCGCTGCCGATCGAATTCCCGGAAATCCAAACGGCCACCCACCATGTCGTCGACACGCGCCTCCAGGGCGGATATCTGCTTCTTGATTTCGGGAAACGGCGTAAGGCGGTCAGCATGGCGGTACTGGGGCGCGAGATGTCTGAAACCGCATTGGCCGGCACGCAGGATGACGTCGCTTATCAGGTGACCCGCGAATACGTTACGGCGGCAATGATCGCCGAACGAGCACGCTTGGCGGAACGGTATGTAGCGACGTCGCAACGCCACCTTGATGACGCGCGCGTGCTTTTCGACAACGGTCTGGTTTCGCAATTCGACTTGCTCAAGAGCGAGATGCAGGTCAAGGTCTATCAAGAGCAGTTAGCCGTGGCAACGGCGGAATTGCGCAGCGCGCAGCTGAGTCTCGCTGAGTCGATCGGCCTCGACAATACAGCACTGCCGGAAATTGCGCAGTCGCTGGCCGAACTCGTGGTTACAGCTCCGGAGACGACCGCACCGGAAGTGGAGCGCCTGGCGATGCAAAAGCCGGAGGTGATCGCGCTGCGGAAACAGCAGGAAGTGTCGCAATTGACGATCGGCCTGGAACAGCTGCGGCCGTCGCTGTCGCTGGTTTCATTCGTGGGTTGGAAAAACTCGTACTTGCCTGACCCCGACAAACTGCTGTTCAACTACAGTGGGGGTGCCGTGGTGAGTTACCCGATTTTCGACGGTGGCCGGGCCCGGGCGCGTCGAGCCGAGGAAATCGAGCGGCAGCGAACGCTGGACTTGGAGATTGAGCAGATCGTGAGCCAGACGACAACGGCGGTGGAGACACTGCGCGCTGAAACTGACAAAATCTCTGCGAAGTCGCGGATAACCGAGGAGCGGCTGGTATTAGCGCGAAAGGCGCTGGAGATTGCCGCGGTGTCTTTTTCCACCGGCCTAATCACCAACAGCGACTATCTCGATACGGAGCTTGAGGTTCAGCAGATCGAAACGGATGCTCTGGCCGACCGCTATTCCCTGTTGGTGGCG